From the Chloroherpetonaceae bacterium genome, the window CAAGAAACGCTTGCTGAGCATCGCTCGCCTTTTATTGAGAGCTTAGACTGGGAAGTTGGCGACAGTCGCTTCAAGCCTGATTTTCTTGTGCACCTTTTTCACGATGAGCTGCATGAAAAGCATCTCGGCAGCGGTGATGTGAGCGACCTTGCCAAGTGGCACACCGATTCTGAACTGCAGGAACTTCTTCGTGTGATGAACGCCTTGCTTCTGAAAATCGCTGCTTTGCCTATTAGCGGAATGACCCTTAACCCAACTCCTTGCAAAAAATGATGCGTTTTTGCTTGACCCTCTTCGTTTATTTGATTGCCACCACGCTTTATGCCCACGAGTTTTGGCTCCGCCCTGCCAAGTTTCGTCTAAAACAAGGTGAGCGCACCACGCTTTCGCTACTAGTTGGCGAAAACTTTACAGGGGAAGCATGGAAATTTGGACAAAGCACGGCAATTGCATTTCTCCAGTGCCACCGCTCTGCTACAGAGACTCTAGTGCCTGTTATTAAAGATGGTGTTGCGGCACCGATTGAGCTTTCATTCAAGTATGACGGCACTTACCTCATTGGGCTTCATACTTCGCCAAAATTCATTGAGTTAGATGCCGAGAAATTTGCCGCATACCTCAAGGAAGAAGGGCTAACAGATATACTTGCACTGCGCAGCCAAAAAGGCGACGTCAAAAAGCCTGCGCGGGAGCTATATCGTCGATGCGCCAAAACGCTTATTCAGGTCGGACACCTCTCAGATGAGACAGCGTCAAAAGAGTTAGGCTTTCCACTTGAAATCATTCCTGAACATAATCCATATCTGCTCCAAGCTGGCGACGCAATGCGGTTTCGGGTTGTCTTCAATGCCAAGCCTCTTTCACGGGCACAAATTAAGGTCTGGCACAGACGTGGCAGCAAGGTTACAACGACTACACTTCACACTGACGAACTGGGCTTTGCTTCGTTTGCGATTGTGCCAGATGGTGAGTGGATGATTAGCTTAGTCAAGATGATTGAAGCAACCGATACTGCCAAAGCAGACTACGAAAGTTTCTGGGCATCACTTACCTTTGGATATGACCGCTAACACACGCAAACACTATGGCAGAACCCAATCTTCCAATTGAGATTGAAAAAGAGCTTCAGCGTCTGTTTAATGCGATTGACGCACTGGGCTTGGACGACGTGGAAATCGAGCTTGCTGATGGAAAGCTGGTGATTGAATTTGAAGATGGCACGAAGTTTATTGTCAACCGACAGAGCGCGACCAATCAAATTTGGCTCGCAGAGCCGCAAGGTGGCTGGCGCTTTGACTGGAAAGATGGCAGGTGGCTTGATGACAAACGCGGCATTGAGCTATCCGCTGCCCTCGCTGACCTCATGCAAGCCAAGCTGGGACAGCCTATTTCTCTTAAATAACTAAACTGTAATGAAAAATGGAAAATCTTGTGCAGGTGCTACTGTCGCAATTTGGTAGCGAGGCGATTGAGCAAGTGAGCCAGAAAATCGGTGCGGAGCGCAGCACTACTGAGCAGGCTCTTCAGGCAGCCGTGCCACTACTCATTTCTGCACTTTCGCAGAATGCGTCCCAGCCTGATGGTGCTGAGGCTTTGGCGCAAGCCCTGCAGCGCGACCACAGTGGCTCAATACTGGACAATGTGATGGATTTTCTGCAGAATCCACAGACAGCAAACGGTGCAGGCATTTTACGCCATCTGCTTGGTAGCCAGCGCGCGCCGATTGAGCAGGCACTGGCTGAGCGCTTTGGTCTCAGCACTGGGCAAATTGGGCATCTGCTGGAGATACTCTCCCCGCTGGTTATGGGCGCACTGGGCAAGCTATGTGCTGCCAAGCATCTGGACGCTGGTGGATTGTCGCAATTTCTGGGTCAGCAGCGCCAGCAAATTGCCGCTCAAGCTCCTGACCTGATGAGCCTTGCAACGCGCTTTTTAGACCGCAATGCGGACGGCTCCATTATGGACGATGCAGCTAACCTTCTCAGCGGTTTCCTTAACCGGCGTAAGCAGTAGAGCGTGGGCGAAAGAATTTACGACACACTGACGCATCTACTTTCGGAGCGATTCCAGACCACAGTGAAAGTATTAGCCCGTCGCCCTGTATCAGGGGGCTGCATTCACAACGCCGAGTATGTTAAGACAAATGTCGGTGAGTTTTTCTTCAAGCATAATGCACGCTCGCATTACGAGAACTTCCAAGCGGAAGCTGATGGGCTAAGGCAGCTGCAAAGCACGAACACCCTTGCTGTACCCACTGTGCATCTTGTTGCTGCGACTGAACACGATGCGCTTCTGGTCTTGGAGTATATCGTGCAAGGCGTGCCTTCAGCGAAGTTCTGGGAAACATTTGGAGAGCAACTGGCGGCCTTGCATCGACATACGCAAATGACATTCGGGTATGTGCGTGATAACTTTATTGGTGCGTTGCCGCAGCGCAATCGTCCACACTCGAGCTGGGTGGAGTTTTTCATCTGTGAGCGACTGCAGCCTATGGTGGAGCGTGCAGTTGCCGCTGGACAAATGACTACGA encodes:
- the cyaY gene encoding iron donor protein CyaY, yielding MAEPNLPIEIEKELQRLFNAIDALGLDDVEIELADGKLVIEFEDGTKFIVNRQSATNQIWLAEPQGGWRFDWKDGRWLDDKRGIELSAALADLMQAKLGQPISLK
- a CDS encoding DUF937 domain-containing protein; its protein translation is MENLVQVLLSQFGSEAIEQVSQKIGAERSTTEQALQAAVPLLISALSQNASQPDGAEALAQALQRDHSGSILDNVMDFLQNPQTANGAGILRHLLGSQRAPIEQALAERFGLSTGQIGHLLEILSPLVMGALGKLCAAKHLDAGGLSQFLGQQRQQIAAQAPDLMSLATRFLDRNADGSIMDDAANLLSGFLNRRKQ
- a CDS encoding fructosamine kinase family protein, which gives rise to MGERIYDTLTHLLSERFQTTVKVLARRPVSGGCIHNAEYVKTNVGEFFFKHNARSHYENFQAEADGLRQLQSTNTLAVPTVHLVAATEHDALLVLEYIVQGVPSAKFWETFGEQLAALHRHTQMTFGYVRDNFIGALPQRNRPHSSWVEFFICERLQPMVERAVAAGQMTTNAVQRFESLYPKLPSIFPSEPPALLHGDLWSGNFLCNAQGNPVVFDPAVYFGHREAELAFMHLFGGFDQRLFDAYHCTFPLAPNWRARIDLYNLYPLLVHLNLFGRSYWSAIDTTLRRYGA
- a CDS encoding DUF4198 domain-containing protein — protein: MMRFCLTLFVYLIATTLYAHEFWLRPAKFRLKQGERTTLSLLVGENFTGEAWKFGQSTAIAFLQCHRSATETLVPVIKDGVAAPIELSFKYDGTYLIGLHTSPKFIELDAEKFAAYLKEEGLTDILALRSQKGDVKKPARELYRRCAKTLIQVGHLSDETASKELGFPLEIIPEHNPYLLQAGDAMRFRVVFNAKPLSRAQIKVWHRRGSKVTTTTLHTDELGFASFAIVPDGEWMISLVKMIEATDTAKADYESFWASLTFGYDR